CTTCACTGAACTTGCGTCCGGGAGCCGGGTCGAGTGATGCGATTTCTTCGAGGGCTGCCTGGACATCTGGGACTGTGCTGGTTGTCTTTCGGGCAATCTCAGGAATACGACGGCGCAGAAGTAAATCAAATTGATCCCGGATGATTCTTGCCGCGAGGCATCCGGAACGACCTTGTAACTTGAGTTGCGTCAGCAGGCAGTCCTTAAGGTCCATTGTGCCGATTCCGGCAGGATCAAAGCCTTTGAGGATTTCTGATGCGTGCTGAACGATCTTGAGTGGCAAGTCGGCCAGGAGTGATAAATCGGAAAGGGAGGAAGTTAGGAATCCCCGGTCATCAAGGCTGCCGACAAGATAGTCGATGGCTTCGCGTTCCATCTTGGACATCTCAATCAAGTCCGCCTGATGCAAGAGATGCTCTTGTAGTGAGGTTTCACTGACGAGGGAGTCGAAGAAATGCTGGCGTTTTTCAGCATCCTCACTGGTGTAAGTCTTGCCGGAATTCTCTTGAGCGAAATATTCGCGGTAGTCTTCGTTGAGTTTGTTGAGGATTGAGTAGTCGGCATCACTCAAATCCATTTCCACATCGTTTTCTACTTCGCCACTGCCTTCGCTCTCTGAGGCTTCCTGGGTCTCGTGCTCAATGCTGATGCCGTCTACAGACAACTCTTCCAGTGTTGGATTGGCCTGCAACTCTTCAAGGATGGTGTTTCTGAGCTCCAGGCTCGGCGCTTGAAGGATTTTTAGAGACTGACGAAGCTGGGGCGCAAGAACCAGGGTTTGCGCCTGTTTTTGTACCTGCTGAAGTCCTTGTGATGCCATCTATTCCTTCCAACCCTTTCTTTGGGGTCAGACCATGGGGGGCTGGGTTTTACTCATATGGTAACGTTCTGCTGCACGGTCGCCATCGCCGCTGTAAAGATCCTTTAGATAAATCGCCAGCTTCTCATTGGTTGGGCCATAGCCGTCTCCATAGATATACATTTCGAGTGCAGTCAGCATCTCGTAAGAAGTCTGGTAGCGCTCGTCTTTATCTCGGTTTAAGGCCTTGTAAAGGATGTCATTGAGACGGTCATCGACACCATCACGCATGCGGCGGAAGTCAGGCAGCTCGAGGTTAAGGATTTTGTCCCGAGTATCTTCAGGGTTTTCCCCCTCAAAAATATTGTATCCAAGAATCAGCTCTGCCAGGAAAATGCCACAGGGAAAGATATCAGCACGGTGATCGGTCACTTCCTTGCGGGCTTGCTCCGGGGAGAGATATTCGTCCTTGCCTGCAATGACTTCACCTTCCTCATTGTACATGAGGTCCAGTGCTTTCGCTATACCGAAGTCGGTGATTTTGACATCACCCTCATAAGCTAGCATGACGTTTTTCGGACCAACATCACGGTGGACGATCCCCAATGGGCGGCCAAAGGTGTCCTGCTTCTGGTGGGCATAGGCCAGACCACGGCAAATGCGTGAAACAATGAATACAGCCAGATCGATCGGAACATGCTGATTGGTCTCAATGTGGCGGGCAATGAAGTCCTCCGTATTGATCCCGTTCACAAACTCCATGACCATGAAATACTGGTCACCGAGAGAGCCAAGATGATAAGTTTGAACGATGTTGGTGTGAATGAGGTCAGCAACCAGACGGGCTTCACCAATGAAGTTGTTTCTAAATTCTTCTATGGCAGAAAACTCTTCCTTAATCAGCTTGATGGCGACCACCTTACAGAACTCATCCGTGCCATGTTGACGACCTTCATAAACGACTCCCATTCCGCCTTCTGCAATAAGACGACTTA
The Rubellicoccus peritrichatus DNA segment above includes these coding regions:
- the rpoN gene encoding RNA polymerase factor sigma-54 gives rise to the protein MASQGLQQVQKQAQTLVLAPQLRQSLKILQAPSLELRNTILEELQANPTLEELSVDGISIEHETQEASESEGSGEVENDVEMDLSDADYSILNKLNEDYREYFAQENSGKTYTSEDAEKRQHFFDSLVSETSLQEHLLHQADLIEMSKMEREAIDYLVGSLDDRGFLTSSLSDLSLLADLPLKIVQHASEILKGFDPAGIGTMDLKDCLLTQLKLQGRSGCLAARIIRDQFDLLLRRRIPEIARKTTSTVPDVQAALEEIASLDPAPGRKFSEDSNRVIVPDVRVEKDGDDWIIILNNDYIPRLRISNTYKDIIAKGVINSKDKEYIREKIRSGKFLINSIEQRQQTIERITEEILKYQRDFFEEGVSRLKPLTMNQIAQEVGVHETTVSRAIANKYIETPHGVFEFKYFFTPGYTSSDGQSVSNKSIKDRIATIIEGENTAKPFSDQDVVKILAEEDVKIARRTVAKYREELGILPTNLRRRYD
- a CDS encoding serine/threonine-protein kinase is translated as MERLKHLFNEIHYELSRLIAEGGMGVVYEGRQHGTDEFCKVVAIKLIKEEFSAIEEFRNNFIGEARLVADLIHTNIVQTYHLGSLGDQYFMVMEFVNGINTEDFIARHIETNQHVPIDLAVFIVSRICRGLAYAHQKQDTFGRPLGIVHRDVGPKNVMLAYEGDVKITDFGIAKALDLMYNEEGEVIAGKDEYLSPEQARKEVTDHRADIFPCGIFLAELILGYNIFEGENPEDTRDKILNLELPDFRRMRDGVDDRLNDILYKALNRDKDERYQTSYEMLTALEMYIYGDGYGPTNEKLAIYLKDLYSGDGDRAAERYHMSKTQPPMV